One Trachemys scripta elegans isolate TJP31775 chromosome 4, CAS_Tse_1.0, whole genome shotgun sequence genomic region harbors:
- the KDM2A gene encoding lysine-specific demethylase 2A isoform X5, giving the protein MKPAPRLAPVRPTVSPIVSGARRRRVRCRKCKACMQGECGMCHYCRDMKKFGGPGRMKQSCVLRQCLAPRLPHSVTCALCGEVDQNEDSQDFEKKLMECCICNEIVHPGCLQMDGEGLLNDELPNCWECPKCYQGDDLEKGQKRKMEESDEDTVQAKVLRPLRSCEEPLTPPPHSPTSMLQLIHDPASPRGVVTRSSPGAGPSDHHSASRDERFKRRQLQRLQVTERTMVREKENNPSGKKELSEVEKAKLHGSYLTVTLQRPAKDLHGTSIVPKLQAITASSTNLRHSPRVVVRHCPARTPQRAGEEEADEEEAADEEEEEESTEEGGAARLNGRGSRVQDGEESWMQREVWMSVFRYLSRRELCECMRVCKTWYKWCCDKRLWTKIDLSRCKSITPQALSGIIKRQPVSLDLSWTNISKKQLTWLVNRLPGLKDLILAGCSWSAVCALSTSSCPLLRTLDLRWAVGIKDPQIRDLLTPPTDKPSQDNRSKLRNMTDFRLAGLDITDATLRLIIRHMPLLSRLDLSHCSHLTDQSANLLTAVGSSTRNSLTEINMAGCNKLTDQSLLYLRRISNLTLIDLRGCKQITRKACEHFISDLSISSLYCLSDEKLIQKIS; this is encoded by the exons ATGAAGCCAGCCCCACGCCTGGCACCTGTAAGGCCCACAGTGTCTCCGATAGTGTCAGGAGCACGACGGAGGCGAGTGCGGTGCCGTAAATGCAAGGCCTGCATGCAAGGCGAGTGTGGCATGTGCCACTACTGCAGGGACATGAAGAAGTTTGGGGGGCCTGGTCGCATGAAGCAGTCCTGCGTCCTCCGGCAGTGCTTAGCG CCCAGGCTGCCTCACTCGGTCACGTGCGCGCTTTGTGGGGAGGTGGATCAGAATGAGGATTCGCAGGACTTTGAGAAGAAGCTCATGGAATGCTGCATCTGCAATGAGATAGTTCACCCTGGCTGCCTGCAG ATGGACGGGGAAGGGCTGCTGAATGATGAATTGCCCAATTGCTGGGAGTGTCCAAAGTGCTACCAGGGTGATGACTTGGAGAAGGGCCAG AAACGGAAGATGGAGGAGAGCGATGAGGACACAGTGCAGGCCAAAGTCCTGCGACCCCTGCGGAGCTGCGAGGAGCCCCTGACACCCCCACCGCACTCGCCCACCTCCATGCTGCAGCTGATCCACGACCCGGCATCGCCGCGGGGTGTGGTGACGCGCTCGTCCCCAGGGGCCGGCCCCAGTGACCACCACAGCGCCAGCCGGGATGAGCGCTTCAAGCGGCGGCAGCTGCAGCGGCTCCAGGTCACGGAGCGCACCATGGTGCGGGAGAAGGAGAACAACCCCAGCGGCAAGAAGGAGCTGTCAGAGGTGGAGAAGGCCAAGCTGCATGGCTCCTACCTTACGGTCACACTGCAGAGGCCCGCCAAAGACCTGCACGGCACCTCTATTGTGCCCAAGCTGCAGGCCATCACCGCCTCCTCCACTAATCTGCGGCACTCTCCCCGTGTGGTCGTGCGCCACTGCCCAGCCAGGACGCCCCAGCGggccggggaggaggaggcagatgaggaggaggcagcagacgaggaggaggaggaggaaagcacgGAGGAGGGCGGGGCGGCCCGGCTGAATGGCAGAGGCAGCCGAGTGCAGGACGGCGAGGAGAGCTGGATGCAGCGCGAGGTGTGGATGTCCGTCTTCCGCTACCTCAGCCGCAGAGAGCTCTGCGAGTGTATGCGGGTGTGCAAGACCTGGTACAAATG GTGCTGCGACAAGAGATTGTGGACGAAGATTGATTTGAGCAGGTGCAAGTCCATCACTCCCCAGGCCCTGAGCGGCATCATCAAGAGGCAGCCGGTCAGCCTCGACCTTAGCTGGACCAATATCTCCAAAAAACAGCTCACCTGGCTTGTCAACAGGCTGCCAG GCCTGAAAGACCTCATCTTAGCAGGCTGTTCCTGGTCTGCAGTCTGTGCGCTCAGTACCTCCAGCTGCCCCCTTCTCAGGACCCTCGATCTTCGGTGGGCAGTAGGAATCAAGGACCCTCAGATCCGGGACTTGCTCACACCCCCCACAGACAAACCTA GTCAAGACAATCGCAGCAAACTCCGCAACATGACAGATTTCCGGCTAGCTGGTCTGGACATCACCGATGCCACACTCCGGCTCATCATCCGCCATATGCCCCTGCTCTCACGACTCGACCTTAGTCACTGCAGCCACCTTACGGACCAGTCGGCCAATCTCCTAACGGCTGTGGGGTCTTCCACGCGGAACTCGCTCACTGAGATCAACATGGCAG GTTGCAATAAGCTGACGGACCAGTCCCTGCTGTATCTGCGGCGCATCTCCAACCTCACCCTGATCGACCTGCGAGGCTGCAAGCAGATTACCCGCAAGGCCTGCGAGCACTTCATCTCAGACCTGTCCATCAGTAGCCTCTACTGCTTGTCCGACGAGAAGCTGATCCAGAAAATCAGCTAG